A window of Synechococcus sp. MEDNS5 contains these coding sequences:
- the larC gene encoding nickel pincer cofactor biosynthesis protein LarC: MTSLFVDCPTGLAGDMLLAACLDLGVPEEVIHRPLHQLGFAHAYSLRVEEASSCGLRGLRLVVESTEAEPPHRHWRELRDRISSSPLAAPLRQRVLSVFEALAQAEAAVHGTDPEAVHFHEVGAIDSLVDVVGVCAALEHLQVSSLLCQPPPAGRGTVTTAHGVLPVPAPAVLELARRHGLTLRCGMEWPEAELTTPTGLALIAVQADGFGWPSVLEPVATGIGLGHRQLDRPNLLRLIQMKPAQRSASDQPQWQDLVVQEAWIDDASAEAIAWLVEQLRSGGAQDVACAPIQMKKGRAGTAVTALVRADFAEGLRQIWWRESPTLGLRERRQGRWVLPRRRGTLSTSWGDLAAKQTRRPDGHLEVKPERDALQQLADQSGLSPSRLLSQLQLDGEGFEPCEDWRC, from the coding sequence ATGACCTCCCTGTTTGTGGACTGTCCCACCGGCCTCGCCGGAGACATGCTGCTAGCGGCCTGCCTGGATCTCGGCGTTCCTGAGGAGGTGATCCATCGGCCGCTGCACCAGCTTGGTTTCGCTCATGCCTACAGCCTCAGGGTTGAGGAGGCGTCCAGCTGCGGTTTGCGTGGTTTGCGGCTCGTGGTTGAGAGCACGGAAGCGGAACCGCCTCATCGGCACTGGCGTGAGCTGCGTGACCGCATCAGCAGCTCCCCCCTGGCTGCACCGTTGCGCCAGCGGGTTCTTTCGGTGTTTGAAGCCCTTGCTCAGGCCGAAGCAGCGGTGCATGGCACCGACCCTGAGGCAGTTCATTTCCATGAAGTGGGAGCGATCGACAGCCTTGTCGATGTGGTGGGAGTGTGTGCTGCCCTGGAGCATCTGCAGGTCAGTTCCTTGCTTTGCCAGCCCCCACCGGCTGGTCGGGGCACGGTGACCACGGCCCATGGGGTGCTGCCCGTTCCCGCTCCTGCGGTGCTGGAGTTGGCCCGGCGGCATGGGTTGACCCTGCGCTGCGGCATGGAGTGGCCTGAAGCCGAACTCACCACACCCACAGGGTTGGCACTCATTGCCGTCCAGGCTGATGGATTTGGTTGGCCATCGGTGCTTGAGCCGGTCGCGACAGGGATCGGGCTGGGGCATCGCCAACTGGATCGTCCCAACCTGTTGCGTCTGATCCAGATGAAGCCTGCTCAGCGCTCTGCGTCGGATCAACCCCAGTGGCAGGACCTGGTGGTGCAGGAGGCCTGGATTGATGATGCCTCAGCTGAAGCCATCGCCTGGTTGGTTGAGCAGCTTCGCAGCGGTGGGGCTCAGGATGTGGCCTGTGCTCCCATTCAGATGAAGAAAGGCCGGGCTGGCACGGCCGTGACCGCCTTGGTGCGAGCGGATTTTGCCGAGGGGCTGCGGCAGATCTGGTGGCGGGAGAGTCCAACTCTGGGGCTGAGGGAACGGCGCCAGGGGCGCTGGGTGCTTCCCCGGCGCAGGGGAACGCTCTCCACGTCCTGGGGGGACCTGGCGGCCAAGCAGACCCGGCGTCCGGATGGCCATCTCGAGGTCAAGCCGGAACGCGATGCTCTGCAGCAGCTGGCCGACCAGAGCGGATTGTCCCCATCGCGGCTGCTCAGTCAGCTGCAGCTGGATGGTGAGGGGTTCGAGCCCTGTGAGGACTGGCGATGCTGA
- a CDS encoding FAD-linked oxidase C-terminal domain-containing protein, translating into MVHDWAALERDLKRFLDPKAVVSRREELLVYDCDGLTMDRHAPPLAVLPRSTDEVAAIVAACHHHSIPFVARGSGTGLSGGALVEEEALLIVTSRMRRILDVDLSNQTITVEPGVINSWVTRAVAGDGFYYAPDPSSQVVCSIGGNVAENSGGVHCLKYGVTSNHVLSMQVVLPDGQVTQLGGELSETCAIDLRGAFIGSEGTLGIATEITLRLLPAPQEVAVLLADFPSMEAAGEAVRRITSAGVLPAGLEIMDHTCIAAVNAAFGEEEYPPDAGAVLLIELDGQALEVKEAVTLAISLCREAGAGRVREAWDETERARLWKGRKSAISALGRQCPSYYLQDGVVPRTALPSVLAAIDRLSAEHGLVVANVFHAGDGNLHPLILYRASDPGVNAKVKTLGAAIMELCLAAGGSISGEHGVGSDKRCFLDRMFSEDDLATMKRLRLAFDPDGLANPGKIFPTPKSCGESQRRFVALERSGRRLPDEALVY; encoded by the coding sequence GTGGTTCACGACTGGGCAGCACTTGAGCGTGATCTGAAGCGGTTTCTTGATCCCAAGGCTGTGGTCTCGCGCCGCGAAGAACTCCTTGTTTACGACTGCGACGGGCTCACCATGGATCGCCATGCGCCTCCACTTGCGGTGCTTCCCAGAAGCACCGATGAGGTTGCAGCCATCGTGGCTGCCTGTCATCACCATTCCATCCCCTTTGTTGCCAGGGGCAGCGGGACCGGACTGTCTGGAGGCGCCCTGGTGGAAGAGGAGGCGCTTTTGATTGTGACCAGCCGGATGCGCAGAATTCTCGACGTGGATCTCAGCAACCAGACGATCACCGTGGAACCCGGCGTGATCAACAGCTGGGTGACCCGTGCAGTGGCTGGTGATGGCTTCTATTACGCGCCCGATCCCTCCAGCCAGGTGGTCTGCAGCATCGGTGGGAATGTTGCTGAGAACTCCGGCGGCGTGCACTGCCTTAAGTACGGAGTCACGAGCAATCACGTGTTGTCGATGCAGGTGGTGTTGCCTGATGGCCAGGTCACACAACTGGGGGGAGAGCTCTCGGAGACCTGTGCCATCGATCTGCGCGGAGCATTCATCGGCAGCGAAGGCACGCTGGGAATCGCCACGGAGATCACCTTGCGTTTGTTGCCGGCGCCCCAGGAGGTTGCCGTGCTGCTGGCCGACTTTCCTTCTATGGAAGCGGCGGGTGAGGCCGTACGACGGATCACGTCTGCCGGAGTGCTGCCTGCCGGTTTGGAGATCATGGATCACACCTGTATTGCAGCGGTCAATGCCGCCTTCGGCGAGGAGGAATACCCCCCGGACGCTGGTGCTGTTCTTTTGATTGAGCTGGATGGCCAGGCCCTTGAAGTGAAGGAGGCTGTGACGCTGGCCATCAGCCTCTGCCGCGAGGCAGGAGCAGGGCGGGTGCGAGAGGCCTGGGATGAAACCGAGCGCGCCAGGCTCTGGAAGGGCCGAAAAAGTGCGATCTCGGCTCTGGGGCGCCAGTGCCCCAGCTACTACCTGCAGGATGGCGTCGTTCCGCGAACGGCCCTTCCGTCCGTTCTGGCTGCCATCGACCGCCTCAGTGCTGAGCATGGTCTAGTGGTGGCCAATGTGTTTCACGCCGGTGATGGCAACCTTCACCCCCTCATCCTTTATCGGGCCTCGGATCCCGGTGTGAACGCGAAGGTGAAGACCCTTGGTGCCGCCATCATGGAGCTCTGCCTTGCGGCAGGGGGAAGCATCAGTGGAGAACACGGCGTAGGCAGCGACAAGCGTTGTTTCCTTGATCGCATGTTCAGCGAGGACGATCTCGCAACGATGAAGCGACTGCGCTTGGCCTTTGATCCCGACGGTCTGGCCAATCCGGGCAAGATCTTCCCCACTCCGAAGAGCTGTGGTGAATCGCAGCGGCGCTTCGTCGCCTTGGAGCGCTCCGGGCGTCGGTTGCCCGACGAGGCTCTGGTTTATTAA
- a CDS encoding lysylphosphatidylglycerol synthase domain-containing protein codes for MLKLRLFPWSGSVPGGLKLWVTLLTLSFVAWALKGHLAGLRSLTISTLGWWWLMLALGLSWLSLVVNAVSWRVLVLWLGHGTGQTPLLPLYLSSNLLKYLPGGIWHFVKRVRALAPSIGTGPALVSVLLEPMVMAVAALLWVPFGGFQGGLALLAPLPALLLLPRWREPLLRRLERQRLRQLNRVQDDSSGVLTEPEQYGSGRDGYPWSPLLAELLFVACRFSGFWACLHVFGLNQVLPITAWLAAFALAWTAGLVVPAAPGGLGVFEAMLLLRLGQSVPEAPLLAVALSYRLVVTLADVLAAGGVWADRVLSARWLVPKS; via the coding sequence ATGCTGAAGCTGCGACTCTTTCCATGGTCTGGCTCCGTGCCCGGTGGCCTGAAGCTGTGGGTGACGCTGCTGACCCTCTCGTTTGTCGCTTGGGCGCTGAAGGGGCACCTGGCAGGCCTGCGCAGCCTCACGATTTCGACCCTCGGCTGGTGGTGGCTGATGCTGGCCCTCGGGCTCAGTTGGCTCAGCCTGGTGGTGAATGCTGTCAGTTGGAGAGTCCTTGTGCTCTGGCTGGGGCATGGCACTGGCCAGACCCCCTTGTTGCCGCTTTATCTCAGCAGCAATCTTCTCAAGTACCTCCCCGGTGGGATCTGGCATTTCGTGAAGCGCGTGAGGGCACTGGCACCCTCCATCGGTACAGGCCCGGCTCTGGTTTCCGTGTTGCTTGAGCCCATGGTGATGGCTGTCGCCGCCCTGCTCTGGGTTCCTTTCGGAGGGTTCCAGGGCGGACTTGCGCTTCTCGCTCCCCTGCCGGCCTTGCTTCTCCTGCCTCGCTGGCGGGAGCCGCTGTTGCGTCGCCTCGAGCGTCAGCGGCTGCGCCAGCTCAATCGGGTGCAGGACGATTCGTCAGGTGTTCTGACTGAACCCGAGCAGTACGGAAGCGGCCGTGATGGCTACCCATGGAGCCCCTTGCTGGCTGAGCTGCTGTTTGTGGCCTGCCGTTTCTCAGGATTTTGGGCCTGTCTGCATGTCTTTGGCCTCAATCAGGTGCTGCCGATCACCGCCTGGCTGGCGGCTTTCGCCCTGGCCTGGACGGCCGGATTGGTGGTGCCGGCAGCCCCGGGAGGCCTGGGCGTTTTCGAGGCGATGCTTCTTCTGAGACTGGGGCAGTCGGTTCCTGAAGCGCCGCTTCTGGCGGTGGCGTTGAGTTACCGCTTGGTGGTCACCCTGGCGGATGTGTTGGCTGCCGGTGGCGTGTGGGCGGACAGGGTTCTATCAGCACGTTGGCTGGTGCCCAAGTCTTAA
- a CDS encoding tetratricopeptide repeat protein, whose amino-acid sequence MSVAGLRDTRIRNSLLLMLGIGLSLLSGWVVANNGLQPLQSHRKNQDRTAPASASLELISAQVSAHPRDWRWAVLLARTQLSQGDQEAATLTLKRLRALHPNHPDVIALSSLLALKKGQLKPEVDQLKKLFQQSTPKQRLKLGLMLADLQRQAGELTGARSSYELLIKENPDRAEPLLALALLKRDQGEGDRALTLLRQAERLEGGGELDQRTLESTKLSWALEAARNQSSARRLAIKEESQPSQQKEQAVREP is encoded by the coding sequence ATGTCCGTGGCAGGGCTCCGCGACACACGCATCCGGAACTCCCTTCTGCTCATGCTGGGGATCGGCCTCAGCCTGCTGAGCGGATGGGTTGTGGCCAACAACGGATTACAGCCGCTCCAGAGCCATCGCAAGAATCAGGACAGGACTGCACCAGCCAGCGCAAGCCTGGAGCTGATCAGCGCACAGGTTTCGGCGCATCCGCGCGACTGGCGATGGGCGGTTCTGCTGGCAAGAACTCAGCTCAGCCAAGGGGATCAAGAGGCTGCAACGCTTACGTTGAAACGGCTGCGTGCGCTTCATCCCAACCACCCGGATGTGATCGCACTGAGCAGCCTCCTGGCCCTGAAGAAGGGGCAACTGAAACCGGAGGTGGATCAGCTAAAGAAGCTGTTCCAGCAATCCACGCCAAAGCAGCGGCTGAAACTTGGCCTAATGCTGGCAGATCTGCAGCGTCAGGCCGGAGAGCTGACAGGAGCGCGATCCAGCTATGAGCTGTTAATTAAGGAAAACCCAGACCGCGCCGAACCATTGCTGGCGTTGGCACTTTTAAAGCGCGATCAAGGTGAGGGCGACCGGGCATTGACCCTCTTGCGGCAGGCTGAACGCCTGGAAGGTGGAGGGGAGCTCGATCAGCGCACGTTGGAGTCCACCAAGCTGAGTTGGGCGTTGGAAGCAGCGCGCAACCAGTCGAGCGCCCGTCGGCTAGCGATTAAGGAAGAGTCCCAGCCGTCCCAGCAGAAGGAGCAGGCTGTTCGAGAGCCTTGA
- the xth gene encoding exodeoxyribonuclease III encodes MQIASWNVNSVRTRLGHVLSWLDRNSVDVLALQETKVDDPLFPLEPFQERGYHVSIHGQKSYNGVALISRQPLEDVRLGFTGELPDDADAEELGAQKRVISALVDGIRVVNLYVPNGSSLRSEKYNYKLNWMGCLERYLRSAETRDEPLCVVGDFNIGPEARDLHNPDRLTGGIMASEAEREALLKVLGSNLGDAFRLFESGSGHWSWWDYRSGAWNRDSGWRIDHIYLSSDLQELARSCSIDKEERGREQPSDHAPVVVDLAWDFGDEGEDTELD; translated from the coding sequence GTGCAGATCGCCAGCTGGAACGTCAACTCCGTACGGACCCGTCTGGGGCATGTTCTCAGCTGGTTGGATCGGAACAGTGTCGATGTGCTCGCCCTTCAGGAAACCAAAGTTGACGATCCTTTATTTCCGTTGGAACCATTCCAGGAGAGGGGTTACCACGTCAGCATTCACGGGCAGAAGTCCTATAACGGCGTTGCTCTGATCAGTCGCCAGCCCCTCGAGGATGTGCGCCTTGGCTTTACGGGCGAATTGCCTGATGACGCGGACGCCGAAGAGCTTGGTGCTCAAAAGCGCGTGATCAGCGCTCTTGTGGATGGCATACGGGTGGTGAATCTCTATGTGCCGAATGGTTCGAGCCTGCGTTCAGAGAAGTACAACTACAAGCTCAACTGGATGGGCTGCCTGGAGCGCTATCTGCGGTCTGCGGAAACCAGGGATGAACCCCTCTGTGTAGTGGGTGACTTCAATATCGGGCCGGAAGCGAGGGATCTCCACAACCCCGATCGACTCACCGGAGGCATCATGGCCTCCGAGGCGGAGCGAGAGGCTCTCCTCAAGGTGCTCGGATCCAATCTGGGGGACGCCTTTCGCCTGTTTGAATCAGGCAGCGGACACTGGAGCTGGTGGGACTACCGCAGCGGAGCCTGGAACCGCGACAGCGGATGGCGGATCGACCACATCTATCTGAGCAGTGATCTGCAGGAACTGGCCCGAAGCTGCAGCATCGACAAAGAAGAGCGGGGCAGGGAGCAACCGAGCGACCATGCTCCGGTGGTGGTGGATCTGGCCTGGGACTTCGGCGATGAGGGCGAAGACACAGAGCTCGATTAA
- a CDS encoding MFS transporter produces the protein MSKRSVQAHIEDIPRWEDGAPLASPPLSGMQWLVWSLATAGKFFEGLIVFMQGVGLPLIARDFDLSDLDKGFVTAATLAGILFGALLLGGLADRLGRKPVFIGEMVLLLVALIAAATAPSKEILILSLFVIGLALGADYPTAHLVISESIPSAIRGRLVLGAFSFQAIGAVLGTAIAAIILSAMPSVNDWRLFFLVPVVPVAAVVWGRFFLPESSHWLVSRGLPEKAEKQLRKLLNRQNLSLASVDRLQEVAPEQRSRDWIKLFRGKYVRATILTSVPWFLQDLSTYGIGIFTPVIIAMAFGEMNQATTVGDLIQNDMIGAKGTALIDVGFLVGIAAAIVLADRWGRIPLQITGFIGCAVGLILASLGGAGGHTNLPLTVAGFLLFQFMTNLGPNATTYLMAGEVFPTKIRGLGAGFAAASGKVGAVLTAFFFPTLIQTWGTEKVLSVLVITSLLGAVITWLYRIEPKGLDMETL, from the coding sequence ATGTCGAAACGCTCCGTTCAAGCGCATATCGAGGACATCCCCCGCTGGGAGGACGGTGCGCCTCTGGCCAGCCCTCCTCTTTCCGGCATGCAATGGCTGGTTTGGTCTCTGGCCACAGCAGGGAAGTTTTTCGAGGGCCTGATCGTGTTCATGCAGGGGGTGGGTTTGCCCCTGATCGCCAGAGACTTCGATCTCAGTGATCTCGACAAGGGGTTCGTGACAGCCGCCACCTTGGCCGGCATCCTGTTTGGCGCACTGCTGCTCGGCGGACTGGCGGATCGCCTCGGGCGCAAGCCCGTGTTCATCGGGGAGATGGTGCTGCTGCTCGTGGCATTGATCGCTGCCGCGACGGCACCATCCAAAGAAATCCTCATCTTGAGCCTGTTCGTGATCGGGCTGGCGTTAGGCGCCGACTACCCAACGGCGCACCTCGTGATTTCAGAGAGCATCCCTTCCGCCATCCGCGGGCGACTGGTGCTGGGTGCGTTCAGCTTTCAGGCGATCGGCGCGGTGTTGGGCACGGCGATCGCGGCGATCATCCTCAGTGCGATGCCCAGTGTTAACGACTGGAGACTCTTTTTCCTGGTGCCTGTTGTTCCCGTGGCAGCGGTGGTGTGGGGGAGGTTCTTCCTGCCGGAAAGCAGCCACTGGTTGGTGAGTCGCGGGTTGCCAGAGAAAGCGGAAAAACAGTTGCGCAAGTTGCTGAACCGTCAGAACCTCTCCCTCGCCAGCGTGGATCGTCTTCAGGAGGTCGCCCCAGAGCAGCGCAGTCGCGATTGGATAAAGCTGTTCCGCGGTAAGTACGTTCGCGCCACCATCCTCACGTCCGTTCCCTGGTTCCTCCAGGATCTCTCCACCTATGGAATCGGCATCTTCACGCCCGTGATCATCGCCATGGCGTTCGGGGAGATGAACCAGGCAACCACCGTGGGCGATCTGATCCAGAACGACATGATCGGAGCCAAGGGCACAGCCTTGATCGATGTGGGCTTCCTCGTGGGGATCGCAGCCGCCATCGTTCTCGCCGATCGTTGGGGGCGCATTCCGCTTCAGATCACTGGCTTTATTGGTTGTGCGGTTGGCTTGATCCTTGCGTCTCTCGGTGGTGCTGGTGGCCACACCAACCTCCCTCTCACCGTTGCTGGATTCCTGCTGTTCCAGTTCATGACCAATCTCGGCCCGAATGCCACCACCTATCTGATGGCCGGGGAGGTGTTTCCCACCAAGATCCGTGGGCTTGGAGCCGGCTTTGCCGCGGCATCGGGCAAGGTGGGAGCGGTGCTAACGGCGTTTTTCTTTCCCACACTGATTCAGACCTGGGGAACGGAGAAGGTGTTGTCCGTTCTGGTGATCACGTCCCTGCTGGGTGCAGTGATCACCTGGCTCTACCGCATCGAACCCAAGGGCCTGGATATGGAGACCCTCTGA